One part of the Amphiprion ocellaris isolate individual 3 ecotype Okinawa chromosome 24, ASM2253959v1, whole genome shotgun sequence genome encodes these proteins:
- the LOC111574284 gene encoding gamma-crystallin S-1-like — MEKIVFYEDRNFQGRFYECENDSSDLHTYFSRCNSIRVEGGFWVIYERPNYMGYQYVLSRGEYPDYQYWLGINDTIRSCRIIRNVGNSWRMKVWERPNFEGQSMEVADNMPAFQERWHSRDVHSCKVFEGAWVFYEHPNYRGRQYLLERGEYRRYSEWGGMQPGVGSIRRVKDH; from the exons ATGGAGAAG ATCGTCTTCTACGAGGACAGGAACTTCCAGGGTCGATTCTACGAGTGCGAAAATGACTCCAGCGACCTGCACACGTACTTCAGCCGCTGCAACTCCATCAGGGTGGAGGGAGGATTCTGGGTGATCTACGAGAGACCCAACTACATGGGCTACCAGTATGTCCTGAGCCGAGGAGAATATCCCGACTACCAGTACTGGCTGGGCATCAACGACACCATCAGGTCCTGTCGCATTATTAGAAAT GTGGGGAACTCTTGGAGGATGAAGGTTTGGGAGAGGCCCAACTTCGAGGGCCAGTCAATGGAGGTGGCAGACAACATGCCCGCCTTCCAGGAGCGCTGGCACAGCCGCGACGTCCACTCCTGCAAGGTGTTCGAGGGCGCCTGGGTCTTCTACGAGCACCCCAACTACAGGGGGCGCCAGTACCTGCTGGAGAGGGGCGAGTACCGGCGCTACTCCGAGTGGGGCGGCATGCAGCCCGGGGTTGGGTCCATCCGCCGGGTCAAGGACCACTAG
- the LOC111574450 gene encoding gamma-crystallin M3-like: MSGKIVFFEDRNFQGRSYECSSDCSEIASHLSRCSSCRVESGTFMVYDQPNFTGQQFLLTRGEYPEYQNTIGFNDCIQSCRMVPMHKGPFKMRIYERPNFEGQMHELTDDCNSIQDNYHMSDMQSCNVMEGYWLMYEQPNYKGRMFYLRPGEYRNLRDISSDDMRFNSIRRITQS, encoded by the exons ATGAGCGGAAAG ATCGTCTTCTTCGAGGACAGAAACTTCCAGGGCCGCTCGTATGAGTGCAGCAGCGACTGCTCTGAGATCGCCTCTCACCTGAGCCGATGCAGCTCCTGCAGGGTGGAGAGCGGCACCTTCATGGTGTACGACCAGCCCAACTTCACGGGCCAGCAGTTCCTCCTGACCAGGGGAGAGTACCCCGAGTACCAGAACACCATCGGCTTCAACGACTGCATTCAGTCCTGCCGCATGGTCCCTATG CACAAGGGACCCTTTAAGATGAGGATCTACGAGAGACCCAACTTTGAAGGCCAGATGCACGAGCTGACCGACGACTGCAACTCCATCCAGGACAACTACCACATGTCGGACATGCAGTCCTGCAACGTGATGGAGGGCTACTGGCTGATGTACGAGCAGCCCAATTATAAGGGCCGCATGTTTTACCTGAGGCCAGGAGAGTACAGGAACCTCCGAGACATCAGCAGCGACGACATGAGATTCAACTCCATTAGACGCATCACTCAGTCTTAA
- the LOC118470948 gene encoding gamma-crystallin M2-like, translated as MGKITFFEEKKFQGPCYNCSSDCADLHTYFSRCSSIRVESGAWVIYEKPNYKGFQYVLSPGEYADNQQWMAFSDSVKSCRAIKNVYGSAWKLRLYERPDFGGQMVECCDDCPSAYDAYKVREAYSCVVTDGAWVFYDLPNYRGHQYCVERGEYRQHSDWGAASPEVASFRRITEF; from the exons ATGGGGAAG ATCACGTTCTTTGAAGAGAAGAAGTTCCAGGGCCCCTGCTACAACTGCAGCAGCGACTGTGCCGACCTGCACACGTACTTCAGCCGCTGCAGCTCCATCCGAGTGGAGAGCGGTGCGTGGGTGATCTACGAGAAGCCCAACTACAAGGGTTTCCAGTACGTCCTCAGTCCTGGCGAGTATGCCGACAACCAGCAGTGGATGGCGTTCAGCGACAGCGTCAAATCCTGCCGCGCCATAAAGAAT GTCTATGGTAGTGCCTGGAAGCTGAGGCTGTACGAGAGGCCAGACTTTGGAGGGCAGATGGTGGAGTGCTGTGACGACTGCCCCTCAGCGTACGATGCCTACAAGGTTCGTGAGGCGTACTCCTGCGTGGTGACCGACGGTGCCTGGGTCTTCTACGACCTCCCCAACTACAGGGGGCACCAGTACTGCGTCGAGCGAGGTGAATACCGGCAGCACAGTGACTGGGGGGCGGCCTCGCCCGAGGTCGCCTCCTTCCGCAGGATCACAGAGTTTTAG
- the LOC111574368 gene encoding gamma-crystallin M3-like, which produces MGRIIFYEDRNFQGRTYECSSDCSDIHMHLNRCNSCRVDSGCFMVYDRPNFMGNQMFLRRGEYPDMQRMGSMMGMMGMSMMDSIRSCRMIPMHRGQFRMKIYERENFGGKMHELMEDCESLQERLFMSDCQSCSVMDGHWLIFEQPNFRGRMMYVRPGEYRSLREMGMSNMMRISSIRRIMDMC; this is translated from the exons ATGGGCAGG ATCATTTTCTATGAGGACAGAAACTTCCAGGGCCGCACCTATGAGTGCAGCAGCGACTGCTCCGACATCCACATGCACCTGAACCGCTGCAACTCCTGCAGGGTGGACAGCGGCTGCTTCATGGTGTACGACCGCCCCAACTTCATGGGTAATCAGATGTTTCTGAGGAGAGGGGAGTACCCCGATATGCAGCGCATGGGCAGCATGATGGGCATGATGGGGATGTCCATGATGGATTCCATTCGCTCCTGCCGCATGATCCCCATG CACAGGGGACAGTTCAGGATGAAGATCTACGAAAGAGAGAACTTTGGTGGCAAGATGCACGAGCTGATGGAAGACTGCGAGTCCCTCCAGGAGCGTCTTTTCATGTCCGACTGCCAGTCCTGCAGCGTGATGGACGGCCACTGGCTGATTTTCGAGCAGCCCAACTTCAGAGGCAGGATGATGTACGTGAGGCCAGGAGAGTACAGGAGCCTCCGGGAGATGGGAATGAGCAACATGATGAGGATCAGCTCCATCAGACGCATCATGGATATGTGCTGA